In Ostrea edulis chromosome 10, xbOstEdul1.1, whole genome shotgun sequence, one genomic interval encodes:
- the LOC130050956 gene encoding toll-like receptor 2 produces MGFWNMCGFIPVLLLYDVQTKCIITRSLDVCGSTGDMYNCQHQQLKFVPGNITSNITAIDLSDNDIVNLQDDDFNGMYNLKAIYLNRNRIKHIKKNVFQHLPNLCILDLSSNQLRKGSIEKGTFQNMNSIQDLKINDNPFPNGGFPDEEIERLSSLRNLSMSTTTSTLHFSSKFRSLKTLKKLEIDSHVDFQLNNKSFENLAELKIEYVHFVFSDYCPCRNIDEDLFWAFANLKGLHFQTSCGMRYALKSLMRLQSKTLNYLNFSSSFALSAEVCMVLNENEVKYLRNVCAKTVSLKETGIVSIDAMKSSLFMKCIEQIDLSFNLLRNTPFAYAILEAPRIKVINVSHQSSRGSYSSPSKNRKPMFQQMPFNLTLSPSLEILDMSNTMIDANTTKLKFEMYGANLQRLNLRYISFSFCTKSNFELFFPRLWFLDVSGVQCNDLYVAFLKDFHPLSELYMSDVNLDVGLTRDVKGEFLNGLTNLKVVDFSENALKDLHPNIFQSQSFSLETLLLNDNLLTTVPDALRVATSLRILEMRSNKIVSFSNEAFITLNHLKGVQIDVRGNPFDCFCNAIDSLHWVSDHQEMFLHLNETYCIEEPTKTLLTVINDMRSIDLQCMSKLWLEISTSALSFTFVFLATFTILYRYRILVRYGMLRIRLFWRKSFSAIITCNIPAYDAYISYSSIDFVWVRTKLYPSLTEENLQIALQDKDFDPGSPYAEEIVKFINMSKYVIFVITRQFIKSEWGSYEIQVAKIHAIHTNAKLVLIIKDGIQIEDLPKDFLFIWWKIKPLVFNENETERKQAKFFKRLITTIKD; encoded by the exons ATGGGTTTCTGGAACATGTGCG GTTTTATTCCAGTTCTGCTATTGTATGATGTGCAAACAAAGTGCATAATCACTAGATCATTAGATGTATGCGGTTCGACTGGAGATATGTACAATTGTCAACATCAGCAATTGAAATTCGTACCAGGAAACATTACGTCAAACATTACAGCTATTGATCTTTCTGACAACGACATAGTGAATCTCCAGGATGACGACTTTAACGGAATGTATAATCTGAAAGCCATTTATCTTAATCGGAACAGGATAAAACACATCAAGAAGAACGTATTTCAACATCTGCCTAATTTGTGCATTTTAGATCTAAGCTCAAACCAACTTCGCAAAGGATCCATAGAAAAGGggacatttcaaaatatgaattctATTCAGgacctcaaaattaatgatAACCCCTTTCCTAATGGAGGATTTCCTGACGAAGAAATAGAACGTCTTTCGTCCCTGAGAAACTTATCAATGAGCACCACTACTTCAACTTtgcatttttcttcaaaatttcgaAGCTTAAAAACTCTTAAAAAGTTGGAAATTGATTCTCATGTCGATTTTCAGTTAAATAATAAGTCTTTTGAAAATCTTGCAGAACTCAAAATAGAATATGTACACTTTGTTTTTAGTGACTATTGTCCATGCCGAAATATTGACGAAGATTTGTTTTGGGCGTTTGCTAACTTAAAAGGCCTGCACTTTCAAACTTCGTGTGGTATGCGATATGCACTGAAATCGCTGATGAGACTTCAGTCTAAGACATTGAACTAtctaaacttttcaagttcattCGCACTTTCTGCAGAGGTATGCATGGTTCTGAATGAAAATGAAGTGAAGTATCTGAGAAACGTCTGTGCTAAAACTGTTAGTTTGAAGGAAACGGGTATTGTAAGCATAGATGCAATGAAATCCTCCTTATTTATGAAATGTATTGAACAAATAGACTTGTCATTTAATCTGTTGCGCAACACGCCTTTTGCGTATGCAATTCTAGAAGCACCGCGAATCAAAGTCATAAATGTCAGTCACCAAAGTAGCCGTGGTTCATATTCATCTCCCAGTAAGAACCGAAAACCAATGTTTCAACAAATGCCTTTTAATTTGACACTGTCGCCTTCATTAGAAATTTTAGACATGTCCAATACAATGATTGATGCAAACACAACCaagttgaaatttgaaatgtacGGAGCTAACCTACAACGTCTCAATTTAAGATACATCAGTTTCTCTTTTTGTACGAAAAGCAACTTCGAACTGTTTTTTCCTCGGCTGTGGTTCCTGGATGTCTCTGGTGTACAGTGTAACGATTTATATGTAGCATTTCTGAAAGATTTTCACCCCTTGTCGGAACTCTACATGAGTGATGTAAATCTCGATGTCGGTCTAACAAGAGATGTGAAGGGTGAATTTCTTAATGGTCTTACCAACCTGAAGGTTGTCGATTTCTCAGAGAACGCTTTAAAAGATTTACATCCGAACATTTTTCAAAGTCAATCATTCTCTTTGGAAACATTATTACTAAATGACAATCTACTCACTACAGTTCCAGATGCTCTTCGTGTTGCTACGTCACTACGAATTCTTGAAATGAGATCCAACAAAATTGTATCATTTTCGAATGAAGCTTTCATTACCTTAAATCATCTAAAAGGCGTTCAGATAGATGTTAGAGGTAATCCCTTTGACTGTTTCTGTAATGCCATTGATTCCTTGCACTGGGTCTCCGATCATCAAGAAATGTTTCTTCATTTGAACGAGACCTACTGTATTGAAGAACCAACCAAAACGTTATTAACAGTAATTAATGATATGCGTTCGATAGATCTACAATGTATGTCAAAGCTGTGGTTAGAAATATCGACTTCTGCTCTGTCGTTCACATTTGTGTTTCTTGCAACGTTTACAATTTTATACCGCTACAGAATCCTCGTGCGTTATGGCATGTTGAGAATCCGCTTATTTTGGAGAAAAAGTTTTTCTGcaatcattacatgtaacattCCTGCATATGACGCATACATTTCATATTCATCCATTGATTTTGTTTGGGTACGTACAAAACTTTATCCATCATTAACAGAAGAAAATCTTCAAATTGCACTTCAAGATAAAGATTTTGACCCAGGTAGTCCCTATGCAGAAGAAATAGTTAAATTCATTAACATGAGTAAATATGTTATATTCGTTATAACACGGCAGTTTATCAAATCTGAATGGGGATCCTATGAAATTCAGGTCGCAAAAATACACGCAATTCATACTAATGCAAAACTTGTTCTGATCATCAAGGATGGAATCCAAATTGAAGACCTTCCAAAAGACTTCTTGTTTATTTGGTGGAAAATCAAACCATTGGTGTTTAATGAAAACGAAACTGAAAGAAAACAAGCAAAATTTTTCAAACGTTTAATCACCACTATTAAGGATTAA